One part of the Asterias amurensis chromosome 11, ASM3211899v1 genome encodes these proteins:
- the LOC139944566 gene encoding large ribosomal subunit protein eL18-like, with the protein MGIDLDHSTQRRVHRTEPKSQDIYLRLLVKLYRFLARRTNSKFNKVVLRRLFMSRANRQPVSLARLIRKMKTEGREGKTAVIIGAVTDDLRIFEIPKLKLCALHVTAGARSRILKAGGEILTLDQLALKAPKGQNTVLLQGPRKARGVYRHFGKAPGTPHSHTKPYVRSKGRKFERARGRRASRGFKN; encoded by the exons ATG GGTATCGATTTGGACCACTCAACACAGCGACGGGTTCACAGGACTGAGCCCAAGAGTCAGGATATTTATCTTAGACTCTTGGTGAAG ttGTACCGATTCCTCGCTCGCCGAACGAATTCCAAGTTCAACAAGGTGGTGCTTAGACGTCTGTTCATGAGCAGAGCCAACCGACAGCCTGTCTCATTAGCCAGACTC aTCCGTAAGATGAAGACCGAGGGACGTGAGGGAAAGACAGCCGTCATTATTGGTGCAGTCACCGATGATCTCCGCATCTTTGAAATCCCTAAGCTCAAG TTGTGTGCTCTTCACGTGACTGCTGGGGCACGATCCAGAATCCTGAAAGCCGGTGGAGAAATCTTGACCTTGGACCAGCTTGCCCTGAAGGCACCCAAAGGACAGAACACCGTCCTCCTTCAAG GACCCCGTAAAGCACGTGGTGTGTACAGACACTTTGGCAAGGCTCCAGGAACTCCACACTCtcacaccaa GCCATACGTTCGCTCCAAGGGAAGGAAGTTCGAGAGAGCTCGTGGACGACGTGCCAGCAGAGGTTTCAAGAACTAA
- the LOC139944498 gene encoding uncharacterized protein, translated as MTKNGKSHSVGNGKGKEDARQNLIDEICKLRSKSVKSGLTHAKVDAALAAHHNGVSTATSGCCNGKIGANFRWFFLTCIPIALGLVVFACREEIFMWFDDPCIIGSNFIFAEIGRPNAPCELCRNLTEVPTYETITPAEFVAKHAYNIRPALVTGATANWTAMGTFSYDFFKELYESHPEALDAVEKECQFFPYNTEFGSLKDAFEMPADRAALKDGEKHWYFGWSNCDPVVAAKLRKHYQRPYFLPESSESSALDWIFMGGPGVGAGIHLDNVEKPSWQAQLSGKKTWTLLPLPECENICHELQVTVNTGDIIVLDTNQWYHTTRIHPGKISITIGSEFD; from the exons ATGACGAAAAATGGCAAGAGCCACTCTGTGGGGAACGGAAAAGGTAAAGAAGATGCACGACAAAATCTGATTGACGAGATCTGCAAACTGAgaagtaaatctgtgaaaagtggACTCACACATGCAAAAGTTGATGCAGCACTGGCCGCTCACCACAACGGGGTGTCAACAGCAACAAGTGGTTGTTGCAATGGTAAAATCGGAGCGAATTTTCGATGGTTCTTTCTGACATGTATTCCAATTGCACTTGGACTTGTTGTGTTTGCCTGCCGAGAAGAGATTTTCATGTGGTTTGACGATCCGTGCATAATCGGCAGTAACTTTATATTTGCGGAGATCGGCCGGCCAAACGCTCCGTGCGAGCTGTGCCGCAACCTCACCGAGGTACCGACGTACGAGACGATCACCCCGGCGGAGTTCGTCGCAAAACACGCTTACAACATCCGTCCCGCTCTCGTGACTGGAGCAACTGCGAACTGGACCGCAATGGGAACATTTAGTTACGATTTCTTTAAGGAACTTTATGAAAGTCATCCAGAGGCTTTGGATGCTGTTGAGAAGGAATGTCAGTTCTTTCCGTATAATACAGAATTTGGATCTTTGAAAGATGCGTTTGAGATGCCGGCAGATAGAGCGGCGTTGAAGGATGGGGAGAAACACTGGTATTTCGGCTG GAGTAACTGTGACCCAGTTGTGGCGGCCAAATTACGGAAGCATTACCAGAGGCCTTATTTCTTGCCAGAGAGCTCCGAGTCCAGTGCGTTGGATTGGATATTCATGGGTGGACCGGGGGTTGGAGCAGGCATACAT TTAGATAATGTGGAGAAACCATCTTGGCAGGCCCAGCTTTCCGGCAAAAAAACCTGGACACTTCTCCCCCTGCCTGAATGTGAAAATATCTGTCACGAACTCCAGGTTACTGTCAACACGGGAGATATAA TTGTGCTGGATACGAACCAGTGGTATCATACGACACGCATTCATCCAGGCAAGATCAGCATCACGATTGGTTCAGAGTTTGACTGA